The following coding sequences lie in one Leucobacter allii genomic window:
- the bet gene encoding phage recombination protein Bet — translation MSTALALPAQGDPAQWTPQEAALVEAAGLVSGRGQNRQLAPRATVEAFLAHCQRTGLDPIARQIYAIERGGKWGIQISIDGARLVAERSGEYEGQTSAQWTADGMTWVDVWLDDSKPPAAARVGVYRRSFREPLFAVATFKAYSAGGPMWQKMPALMLAKCAEMLALRKAFPQDLSGLYSSEEMDQAAPRPAQQRAPRPAPRPDAEPETVQGELMDEPAPETPAAPEFDRADWVNRIQACLQDDDAEAGINGLRELHGEARAAGLLRAVLVEDLTLDQVLRESKAEILARGGA, via the coding sequence ATGAGTACCGCACTCGCACTCCCCGCACAGGGAGATCCGGCGCAGTGGACCCCACAGGAGGCCGCGCTCGTCGAGGCTGCCGGCCTCGTCTCGGGGCGCGGGCAGAATCGGCAGCTTGCGCCGCGGGCAACGGTGGAGGCGTTTCTCGCGCACTGCCAGCGCACCGGGCTCGACCCAATCGCTCGCCAGATCTATGCGATCGAGCGTGGCGGGAAGTGGGGCATCCAGATCTCGATCGATGGTGCCCGCCTCGTCGCCGAGCGCTCGGGCGAGTATGAGGGTCAGACGTCCGCCCAGTGGACGGCCGACGGCATGACGTGGGTGGACGTGTGGCTCGACGATTCGAAGCCGCCGGCCGCCGCCCGGGTCGGGGTGTATCGGCGATCGTTCCGTGAGCCGTTGTTCGCGGTGGCTACCTTCAAGGCGTACTCGGCGGGCGGGCCGATGTGGCAGAAGATGCCTGCCCTCATGCTCGCGAAGTGTGCGGAGATGCTCGCCCTGCGGAAGGCGTTCCCGCAGGACCTGTCCGGCCTGTACAGCTCCGAGGAGATGGATCAGGCGGCACCGCGCCCCGCGCAGCAGCGTGCTCCGCGGCCGGCGCCGCGGCCCGACGCCGAGCCCGAGACAGTGCAGGGCGAGCTGATGGACGAGCCGGCGCCGGAGACCCCTGCGGCACCGGAGTTCGACCGGGCTGACTGGGTGAACCGAATCCAGGCGTGCCTGCAGGACGACGACGCGGAGGCGGGCATCAACGGTCTGCGCGAGCTCCATGGTGAGGCGCGCGCTGCGGGTCTCCTGCGCGCCGTGCTCGTCGAGGACCTCACGCTCGATCAGGTTCTCCGCGAGTCGAAGGCCGAGATTCTGGCGCGAGGTGGGGCGTGA
- a CDS encoding YqaJ viral recombinase family protein produces MSATFMEPALADLEARAGASDQDREAWLAERRQGVTATELAKIMTASNRQVAIQDLVRQKRDGDSFTGNAYTEWGKEREPVIAADLAGYGVVPESRVFHAAGNSRHLASPDGLSVDFDGGIVLDEIKTSGKPLPKGSPALDAAGYEWQMQWCCYVIGATGCWLNVEQRLGNPGDFRPGPRSREWFPRDEGMIAELVEVADMVLAAMDSDVAPALNEEVDTHAVNYLRALDEEKQWAALKKSSYAALIDLGISQESPLARVTITPARPGTETVEEVVDLEAAQAAHPKEFAQLQRAIKRVAKLQAAWDELADAHTKSVAVVTKGTAARATVTAGKQTKEQKA; encoded by the coding sequence GGGTGTGACCGCGACCGAGCTCGCGAAGATCATGACCGCGTCGAACCGGCAAGTCGCGATCCAGGACCTCGTCCGGCAGAAGCGCGACGGCGACTCGTTCACGGGCAACGCCTACACGGAGTGGGGGAAGGAGCGGGAGCCGGTCATCGCCGCGGATCTCGCGGGGTACGGGGTGGTCCCGGAGTCCCGAGTATTCCACGCCGCCGGCAACTCGCGGCACCTCGCGTCCCCGGACGGCCTTTCGGTCGACTTCGACGGCGGCATCGTGCTCGACGAGATCAAGACGTCCGGCAAGCCGCTGCCGAAGGGCTCGCCCGCGCTCGATGCGGCCGGGTACGAGTGGCAGATGCAGTGGTGCTGCTACGTCATCGGCGCGACCGGGTGCTGGCTGAACGTGGAGCAGCGCCTCGGCAATCCGGGCGATTTCCGGCCGGGGCCGCGCTCGCGGGAGTGGTTCCCGCGTGACGAGGGCATGATCGCCGAGCTCGTCGAGGTCGCTGACATGGTGCTCGCCGCGATGGACAGCGACGTCGCACCGGCCCTCAACGAGGAAGTCGACACGCACGCGGTTAACTACCTCCGCGCGCTGGACGAGGAGAAGCAGTGGGCGGCGCTCAAGAAGTCGTCCTACGCGGCCCTCATCGATCTGGGGATCTCGCAGGAGTCCCCGCTCGCTCGGGTCACGATCACGCCGGCCCGTCCGGGTACGGAGACCGTCGAGGAGGTCGTCGACCTCGAGGCAGCACAGGCGGCGCATCCGAAGGAGTTCGCGCAGCTGCAGCGCGCGATCAAGCGTGTGGCGAAGCTGCAGGCCGCGTGGGACGAGCTCGCGGACGCACATACGAAGAGCGTGGCTGTGGTCACGAAGGGGACGGCGGCGCGGGCGACCGTGACCGCTGGGAAGCAGACGAAGGAGCAGAAGGCATGA